A single region of the Streptomyces caelestis genome encodes:
- a CDS encoding CYTH and CHAD domain-containing protein — protein sequence MADTKREIERKYESEASGLPDLTGVGGVAAVLDKGVAHLDATYYDTTDERLAASSVTLRRRTGGSDAGWHLKFPVAPGVRDEIHAPLSDTLPDALAGLVRSRVRDGELLPVVRLRSDRDVRHLVDDDGRLLAEVSVDAVRADRLTAGGGEAQWTEIEVELADGGDPAFLDKVDKRLRKAGIRPSASTSKLARALAETAPHRQRTSASAGEPVTAADHVLAYVRAQRDAIVELDPAVRQDVEDSVHSMRVATRRLRSTFKSYGQILDRTVTDPVGDELKWLAGELGLDRDREVLTERLTAALDAVPATLVRGPVAERLRTWSRTEHGGARGRLIGVLDSRRYLALLDSLDALIADPPLRKAAGEKPRKAIAKAVKKDVRKVAELVERAVELEPGTDRDVAIHEARKKTKRARYAAEAARPALGKPAKALVKSMKSLQNLLGEHQDSVMARQALRELSAVAHAAGESAFTYGLLHEREEQRAVRVETELPGFWDGIKGGAGGL from the coding sequence ATGGCGGACACCAAGCGCGAGATCGAGCGGAAGTACGAGTCCGAGGCCAGTGGTCTTCCCGACCTGACCGGTGTCGGCGGGGTCGCGGCCGTGCTCGACAAGGGCGTCGCCCACCTCGACGCCACCTACTACGACACCACCGACGAACGCCTCGCCGCGTCGTCCGTCACCCTGCGCCGCCGCACCGGCGGCTCGGACGCGGGCTGGCATCTGAAGTTCCCCGTCGCCCCCGGCGTCCGCGACGAGATCCACGCCCCGCTCTCCGACACTCTGCCGGACGCCCTCGCCGGGCTCGTCCGCTCCCGCGTCCGCGACGGCGAACTGCTGCCCGTCGTCCGGCTGCGCTCCGACCGCGACGTACGCCACCTCGTCGACGACGACGGCCGGCTGCTCGCGGAGGTCAGCGTCGACGCCGTACGGGCCGACCGGCTCACGGCCGGCGGCGGCGAAGCGCAGTGGACGGAGATCGAGGTGGAGCTCGCCGACGGGGGAGACCCGGCCTTCCTCGACAAGGTGGACAAGCGGCTGCGCAAGGCGGGCATACGGCCGTCTGCCTCGACGTCGAAACTGGCGCGGGCCCTGGCGGAGACCGCGCCGCACCGACAGCGGACGTCCGCCTCCGCAGGGGAACCGGTGACCGCCGCAGACCACGTCCTGGCGTACGTGCGCGCCCAGCGGGACGCCATCGTCGAACTCGACCCGGCCGTGCGGCAGGACGTCGAGGACTCCGTGCACAGCATGCGCGTGGCCACCCGCCGGCTGCGCAGCACCTTCAAGTCGTACGGGCAGATCCTCGACCGGACCGTCACCGACCCGGTCGGCGACGAGCTGAAGTGGCTGGCCGGTGAGCTGGGCCTGGACCGGGATCGCGAGGTGCTGACCGAACGGCTGACGGCGGCCCTCGACGCGGTGCCGGCCACCCTGGTCCGCGGCCCGGTCGCGGAGCGGCTGCGCACCTGGTCGCGAACCGAGCACGGCGGGGCCCGGGGCCGGCTCATCGGCGTCCTGGACTCCCGCCGCTACCTCGCCCTGCTCGACTCACTGGACGCGCTGATCGCCGACCCGCCCTTGCGGAAAGCGGCCGGCGAGAAGCCCCGCAAGGCGATCGCCAAGGCCGTGAAGAAGGACGTCCGCAAGGTGGCCGAGCTGGTCGAGCGGGCCGTGGAACTGGAGCCCGGCACCGACCGGGACGTCGCGATCCACGAGGCCCGCAAGAAGACCAAACGCGCCCGCTACGCGGCGGAGGCGGCCCGACCGGCCCTCGGCAAACCCGCCAAGGCCCTGGTCAAGTCCATGAAATCGCTCCAGAACCTGCTCGGCGAGCACCAGGACAGTGTGATGGCCCGGCAGGCGCTGCGCGAGCTGTCGGCGGTCGCCCACGCCGCCGGGGAGAGCGCCTTCACCTACGGCCTGCTCCATGAGCGCGAGGAGCAGCGGGCGGTGCGCGTGGAGACCGAGCTGCCCGGGTTCTGGGACGGGATCAAGGGCGGGGCGGGGGGCCTCTGA